The Oncorhynchus nerka isolate Pitt River linkage group LG9a, Oner_Uvic_2.0, whole genome shotgun sequence genome has a segment encoding these proteins:
- the isg20 gene encoding apoptosis-enhancing nuclease — protein MERAMSEACTSTGSKTNRKSWGLINNYRYLSRKAMFLSAVENARARKKHQKKNNISNKRKRIEENNKTPDTIQRVKNIKLPARHTCLEVDSTLKTTDSWTRVAKFELPLPPTVEGLPIAASGDNRVANQQTSEGKNLVGAALSELWEVDSGFSSEASPPASGRTSPCLTMCPTTVVAMDCEMVGTGLAGRTSELARCSLVDYHGNVLYDKYIRPCQAVTDYRTRWSGIQRHHLQNALPFPKARTEILGILDGKVVIGHALYNDFRALDFNHPGHMIRDTSGMRLLRRLAGFPTKRCVSLKILANSLLNRKIQVGRRGHSSVEDALASLDLYKLVEGEWEQDMRERMTDRGTGILPDPATLNHYMQDQYWPEDLTDDGH, from the exons ATGGAAAGAGCGATGTCTGAAGCATGCACTTCAACTGGAAGTAAAACCAATCGCAAATCTTGGGGACTTATCAACAACTACAGATATTTGTCCCGGAAAGCCATGTTCCTCAGTGCAGTGGAGAACGCCAGAGCACGGAAGAAGCATCAAAAGAAGAATAACATCTCCAATAAGAGAAAAAGGATAGAGGAAAACAATAAAACGCCGGACACTATCCAAagagtaaaaaatataaaattacCTGCGAGACACACGTGTCTAGAAGTTGATAGCACTCTAAAAACCACAGACTCATGGACTCGTGTTGCTAAATTTGAACTGCCATTGCCCCCCACAGTAGAGGGTTTACCGATAGCTGCTTCTGGGGACAACCGTGTAGCCAACCAGCAGACTTCAGAAGGCAAAAATCTGGTTGGGGCCGCTCTGAGTGAACTATGGGAGGTGGACAGTGGATTCTCGTCTGAGGCCAGCCCTCCTGCTAGTGGACGCACTTCTCCCTGCCTCACCATGTGCCCGACCACGGTGGTGGCAATGGACTGCGAGATGGTTGGTACAGGGCTGGCTGGGCGCACTAGTGAATTGGCACGCTGCAGCTTGGTAGATTACCATGGCAATGTCCTCTACGATAAGTACATCCGTCCGTGCCAGGCTGTGACCGACTACAGGACCCGTTGGAGTGGCATCCAGAGGCACCATTTACAGAACGCTCTGCCCTTCCCCAAGGCTAGGACAGAG ATACTTGGAATACTGGATGGGAAAGTGGTGATCGGCCATGCTCTGTACAACGACTTCCGGGCCTTGGATTTTAACCACCCGGGTCACATGATCAGGGACACAAGTGGTATGCGTCTGCTCAGGCGACTGGCTGGCTTCCCCACAAAGCGCTGCGTCTCACTCAAGATCCTGGCCAACAGCCTCCTAAACAGGAAAATACAG GTTGGAAGGAGGGGCCACAGTTCAGTGGAGGATGCTCTGGCTTCcttggacctgtataaactagtgGAGGGGGAGTGGGAACAGGACATGCGAGAGAGAATGACGGACCGAGGCACAGGCATTCTCCCAGACCCCGCTACCTTAAACCACTACATGCAGGACCAGTACTGGCCAGAGGACTTGACTGATGATGGCCATTGA